ATAATAGCTCTTTATTGGAACTGGCTGACCAAAAGAATACAATTCTAAACTTCCAATTTAGGTCATGCAAATTTCAACCAATTTTTACCAATTCTTTTTCCCTAATAATGTTTCAGCTTTGGAAGttacaattaattaaaaattatacctttctgttatatatatatatatatgaatattggtatatatattcatatatacatacagcTTCACCCAGTAATTTATgcaataaaaaaacccaaaactcctATTGGCAACATTTTTGGCTTACATTTTTCAGTATCTTTAATAATTCAaataacaggggaaaaaaagcacttcTACTACTGtacttacagaaaaagaaatgcattagAGAAATGTGTACTGCAAAATTTCATAACATTCATTTTTCTGATTTAGTTTCAAGTTTGCAGTTAAgtttaaccaaaaagaaaaacgtTAGAGACTTAAAGATATCAAAAGGCTTAAATTAAAccaaacaaatttaaaagctcACTAACCCAAAGCATGCACTGCTCCTCTATGCCTGCTGGAgctcttgtttgttttaatcacACGGACAGCACTTTCTTGAAACTGCAGCTCacaaaaattttcaagaaattttgccatttcttcTGTAACAGTATCCAGGTATGTTTCTTTAATGAATTTCACTGTTGAGGCTGGAGCTAAAATTTCATGTAGTGTGTTAAAATCCTCTTTTATCATGGAGTATAACTTAAGCATTGTACTTTGGAATCCATGAACCATGATGTCTAAATTTGATTCCCTGCTGTAAGAAGGAAAATCATTCTGCAAAAGTTTAGCCAACAGTTTATTTTGTATGCTTTGGTACTTGATTATAACTTCTGATTCTGGATAAAGAAACAAGAGTTGTTGTATGCACTGATTTTTCAACCAAATCTTGTGCTGTGAATTGCTTATTTCATTATGGCTTTGTAATTTGTTCACTAAGAAGCGTCGAAGATGTAGTCTTATATTATCCCATATAGACCTTACATCCATAGAGGAATAATCTTCGACAGAATGAAGAGAAGTCCtagagaggaaatggggagaggcTCCACTTAGCAGTGATGGGAATGAAATGCTGCTTTGGCAGGAGAGGTCCCAAAGTAAATCCAGTatcatttcttcttgatttagtTCACTCTTCAACAAATCTTGctaataaaagtaaattataacATTAGAAATGGGATTAACTGTAAGGGTAATAGGAAAAACGATTTCTACAGTCACACAACTTCATAATAACTCACATCAACTTAGAATCAGTATTCGAATGCTCTTCAAGTTTTGTTATGCTTTGTTTTTACATTTGGAATGTAATCgattcagatattttaaaaggttaGTCTTATGATCCGTTAAATTTTGTAAACCCAGATGATATTCTATATTTTCAGTTAGCTTTCCAAACAAAATCTAGTTTTCAGGCCTCGTTGTTATCCATCCTCAATATAACCCGAGCTGCAgcttaaaaattctaaataaaaacgTACAGCAAAACATCATTTGAGATGTACTCCTCAGACAAAGTAAATTCAAGATCATGCCCCTAAGTAATTCCTGGTAGAAAATTTTCATGCCCGAATGAGTATATCTGTTCTTAGAGAACCCCAAATGAACATACAAAATAGAGACCTTAAATTCAGTATGTCCCCGAAGGTTACTAATAGCTGTCATCCCGAGAAATAAAACTTAATACATTTAAAGAGTTTAACtttcatttaaattcctttttgaGAGCCATGTTAAGAAAGATTTTACCTTGGAAACTAATCTGAgaatatttctgttctttccaaAAAGATAACTAAGTCAACATGGGAAAAAATGCTCTCAGAATCATTCCCCAAAAGATGATATGAAattattcctttattctttccatGCTGACAGAAAACAATGGTAGGTATAATTATGAATAGTAAGGGACAAAAAGTTACTTTCTTTTTGCACTTTGTATTACATGCACATATTCTCCTTACATGCTGACTTTCCTGATTATGTCTTTTTCAGCTAATACTGAAATTAGTTCATATTCTCTGAGTAACAACAAGCTGATTGTAAGAAAACTGGAAGCAAAATTCAAGTGGCATAAAATCAGGCTGGCTTTGAAATTTCTTACTGACAAAGATACCAGAGGTATTATCTGTGATTCAGAATTATAAACAACTCCTAGGCAAATTCCAGGAATTTGCTCTCAAGTCATTCTAAGCATTGTCATGTCCAATTTAATGTTCTATCTGTAATAAATAATATCCGATAtctatatagtattttattatatgaaaagCACTTTCCTATCAAGTCTCTGgcttattcataataaaaacgctgttacataga
This Ursus arctos isolate Adak ecotype North America unplaced genomic scaffold, UrsArc2.0 scaffold_5, whole genome shotgun sequence DNA region includes the following protein-coding sequences:
- the KIAA0825 gene encoding uncharacterized protein KIAA0825 homolog isoform X3; translated protein: MDCGDEYSHNSFDLHCLLNSFPGDSEFKQIFSDIDEKIEQNATSIEHCIKEIQYEVNKQCPDVQLRTTTDCLEWLDNYNYNPPKSPSIPHGDLIKFLKTLQDLLKSELNQEEMILDLLWDLSCQSSISFPSLLSGASPHFLSRTSLHSVEDYSSMDVRSIWDNIRLHLRRFLVNKLQSHNEISNSQHKIWLKNQCIQQLLFLYPESEVIIKYQSIQNKLLAKLLQNDFPSYSRESNLDIMVHGFQSTMLKLYSMIKEDFNTLHEILAPASTVKFIKETYLDTVTEEMAKFLENFCELQFQESAVRVIKTNKSSSRHRGAVHALG